A single genomic interval of Terriglobia bacterium harbors:
- a CDS encoding cobalamin-binding protein, translated as MRIVSFLPSASEMVCALGLGDQLVGVTHECDYPPEVQSKPVVVRNVLPLETLTQREIDEAVTQRLRDGESLYQVDENLLRDLEPDIIITQDLCQVCAPSGNELSQALKVLPKKPEIIWMTPKSLAGIEDNIRALGQATGRQRRAEEVIASGRQRLEKIKTRTGELSTRPRVFCMEWLNPIFCSGHWVPELVKIAGGSDTLGREGSDSVRISWDDVRKWNPEVLVVIPCGFHIEKVVQETAKLCEYEGWQDLAAVRNNRVYAVDANSYFARPGPRVIDGAELLAHLFYPGSFSWDGPSTAYRRVELNAMSRS; from the coding sequence ATGCGGATTGTGTCGTTCCTTCCCTCGGCCTCCGAAATGGTTTGTGCTCTCGGCCTCGGTGATCAACTCGTCGGGGTGACGCACGAGTGCGATTACCCTCCCGAGGTGCAATCCAAACCCGTTGTCGTCAGGAACGTTCTTCCGCTGGAGACACTGACGCAGCGGGAGATCGATGAGGCCGTTACACAGCGCCTCCGGGACGGAGAGAGTCTCTATCAGGTCGACGAAAACCTCCTGCGCGATCTCGAACCCGACATCATCATCACCCAGGATCTCTGCCAGGTGTGTGCCCCCTCCGGTAACGAGCTTTCTCAGGCTTTGAAGGTGTTGCCGAAGAAGCCGGAAATTATCTGGATGACGCCGAAGTCCCTGGCCGGAATCGAGGACAACATCCGCGCCCTGGGCCAGGCCACGGGCCGGCAGCGGCGGGCTGAAGAAGTGATTGCGTCTGGTCGCCAACGCCTCGAGAAGATCAAGACGCGGACAGGGGAGTTGTCCACGCGTCCGCGGGTCTTCTGCATGGAATGGCTGAATCCGATTTTTTGCAGCGGCCACTGGGTTCCCGAGCTCGTGAAGATCGCCGGAGGCAGCGACACGCTGGGCAGGGAAGGCTCCGATTCAGTGCGCATCTCCTGGGACGACGTTCGCAAGTGGAATCCCGAGGTCCTGGTCGTCATTCCGTGCGGCTTCCATATCGAGAAGGTGGTTCAGGAAACGGCGAAACTCTGCGAATACGAAGGATGGCAGGATCTGGCCGCGGTCCGCAATAATCGCGTATACGCCGTGGATGCCAACTCCTATTTTGCCCGCCCCGGCCCGCGGGTCATTGACGGCGCTGAACTTCTGGCGCACCTCTTTTATCCGGGAAGCTTTTCCTGGGACGGCCCCTCGACCGCATATCGTCGAGTTGAGTTGAATGCGATGTCCCGAAGCTAG
- the bioA gene encoding adenosylmethionine--8-amino-7-oxononanoate transaminase: protein MKIWHPYTQEATDATPIAIDRGEGAYLYTRDGRRLIDAISSWWVNIHGHSHPLIAEAIAAQARKLEHVIFAGFTHEPAEELSARLAKVLPASLTRLFFSDNGSTAVEVAMKMAVQYWHNLGRPEKHRIVALEHAYHGDTIGAMSVSDDSPFTAAFRSLRIPSLCIRDAGELERMFESKHQEIAAMIVEPLVQGAGGMLVYSADLLRRYRELCAAHDVLFIADEVFTGFGRTGRMFACDHAGVQPDMMCLSKGLTSGFLPLAATVCTENIYQAFYSKDRSRTFFHGHSFSGNPLGCAAAIASLQIFESEPVFDRIAAIERIHAQRLEALKDHPSVAAVRMLGTIAAIELKAGDAGYLSELRTRLYPFFLEQGVLLRPLGNIIYTVPPYVITPADLNYVYDVIVKVLALLPT from the coding sequence ATGAAGATCTGGCATCCTTATACTCAGGAAGCGACCGACGCAACCCCAATCGCAATCGACCGCGGCGAGGGAGCCTATCTCTACACTCGTGACGGCCGCCGTTTGATCGACGCGATTTCCTCCTGGTGGGTGAACATCCATGGTCATTCGCACCCGCTTATCGCGGAAGCGATCGCGGCTCAGGCCCGCAAGCTCGAGCATGTGATCTTCGCCGGCTTCACGCACGAGCCCGCCGAAGAGCTCAGCGCCAGGCTTGCAAAAGTTCTTCCCGCATCCCTGACGCGTCTGTTCTTTTCAGACAATGGCTCGACCGCGGTCGAAGTCGCGATGAAGATGGCGGTTCAGTATTGGCACAATCTCGGCCGTCCGGAGAAACATCGGATTGTGGCGCTCGAGCACGCCTATCACGGCGACACCATCGGCGCGATGTCGGTGAGCGATGATTCGCCGTTCACCGCGGCATTCCGTTCGCTGCGCATTCCGTCGCTCTGCATTCGCGACGCCGGGGAGCTGGAACGAATGTTCGAATCGAAGCATCAGGAGATTGCCGCAATGATCGTCGAGCCGCTGGTGCAGGGCGCCGGCGGCATGCTGGTTTATTCGGCCGATCTGTTGCGCCGGTATCGCGAACTGTGCGCCGCGCATGATGTGCTTTTTATCGCAGACGAAGTCTTCACCGGCTTCGGCAGAACCGGCCGGATGTTTGCATGCGATCATGCCGGCGTTCAGCCGGACATGATGTGTCTCTCGAAAGGCCTCACCAGCGGGTTTCTGCCGCTCGCCGCCACGGTCTGCACGGAGAACATCTATCAGGCGTTCTACAGCAAGGATCGCTCGCGCACCTTTTTCCACGGCCATTCGTTTTCCGGCAACCCGCTGGGATGCGCGGCGGCCATCGCGAGCCTGCAGATCTTCGAGAGCGAACCGGTGTTTGATCGCATTGCCGCGATCGAACGCATTCATGCGCAGCGTCTGGAGGCTCTTAAGGACCATCCTTCGGTAGCCGCCGTTCGAATGCTCGGCACCATCGCCGCGATCGAGCTGAAAGCCGGAGATGCCGGATATCTTTCGGAACTCCGTACCCGTCTTTATCCTTTCTTTCTGGAACAGGGAGTCTTGCTGAGGCCGTTAGGAAACATCATCTATACGGTGCCGCCCTATGTCATCACCCCGGCGGATCTGAATTACGTTTACGACGTGATTGTGAAAGTGCTCGCGCTACTCCCCACCTGA
- the bioD gene encoding dethiobiotin synthase translates to MTDLFVTGTDTGIGKTMLSSLLVAALNRDYWKPIQTGSGEGTDRQTVLQLAGIAPERAHPEAYIFDPPVSPHLAAEWKGVKIDFKSIQRPATPNSLVIEGAGGVLVPINSDSFMLDLARHLNAPLVIASRTALGTINHTLLTIAAIRNAKLPITGVVMIGAENSDNRRAVERYGNVPVIGWIPWLDRIDRETLRAIFNIHFDPRAFA, encoded by the coding sequence ATGACGGATCTATTTGTCACCGGCACAGACACCGGCATCGGCAAAACCATGCTCTCATCCCTGCTGGTGGCGGCCCTGAACCGCGATTACTGGAAGCCCATCCAAACCGGTTCCGGCGAAGGCACAGATCGCCAGACCGTCCTTCAATTAGCCGGTATCGCGCCGGAGCGCGCGCATCCGGAAGCCTATATCTTCGATCCTCCGGTTTCGCCTCATCTCGCGGCCGAGTGGAAAGGCGTGAAGATCGACTTCAAATCCATCCAGCGGCCGGCCACCCCAAATTCCCTCGTCATCGAGGGCGCCGGCGGAGTACTCGTCCCGATCAACTCCGATTCCTTCATGCTGGATCTCGCGCGTCACTTGAATGCACCACTCGTCATCGCGAGCCGTACCGCACTCGGCACCATCAACCACACGCTTCTGACGATCGCCGCGATCCGGAACGCGAAGCTTCCAATCACCGGAGTCGTCATGATCGGCGCCGAAAACAGCGATAACCGCCGCGCCGTCGAGCGCTACGGCAACGTCCCCGTCATCGGCTGGATCCCGTGGCTCGACCGCATCGACCGCGAAACACTTCGAGCCATCTTTAATATCCACTTCGACCCCCGGGCATTCGCATGA
- a CDS encoding 8-amino-7-oxononanoate synthase, producing the protein MKAELAALRAADQFRELATPAGVQLNSNDYLGLSGHPRLEQAVVRGLEEDDRFAATGSRLLSGNHPRWEELEAEFAAFVGAEAALYFPSGYAANVGLLSSVLKPEDIVFSDASNHASLIDGIRLSKAQKVIFPHLDLNFLEEALRKNAGAARKVVVVESIFSMDGDHAPLEDLAAICARSGASLIVDAAHSVGVELRRQSDVLAAVYPCGKALASMGAFVAGSRTLREYLINHARTFIFSTALPPYCSAHVREAIRLVGDADVERSRLEILSRHLRERLRAAGFDIGRSDSQIVPVILGSNETALQFAAAAQTAGFAIRAIRPPTVPAGTARLRVSLNARLRVKELDRFVETILAGVAGVV; encoded by the coding sequence ATGAAAGCGGAACTGGCTGCGCTGCGCGCGGCCGATCAGTTCCGCGAGTTGGCGACTCCCGCCGGAGTTCAGCTGAATTCCAATGATTATCTCGGACTGTCGGGCCACCCGCGCCTGGAACAGGCTGTCGTGCGGGGGCTCGAGGAAGACGATCGATTCGCTGCGACGGGCTCGCGGTTGCTCTCCGGGAATCACCCGCGCTGGGAAGAGCTGGAGGCCGAGTTTGCCGCGTTCGTGGGCGCCGAGGCGGCGTTGTATTTCCCGTCGGGTTATGCCGCCAACGTTGGGCTGCTCAGCTCCGTGCTGAAACCGGAGGATATCGTGTTCTCCGATGCCTCGAATCACGCCAGCCTGATCGACGGCATCCGGCTGTCGAAGGCGCAGAAGGTGATCTTTCCGCACCTCGATTTGAATTTTCTGGAAGAGGCATTGCGGAAGAATGCTGGCGCTGCGCGCAAGGTTGTTGTTGTCGAAAGTATCTTCAGCATGGACGGTGACCACGCGCCGCTGGAGGATCTGGCGGCGATCTGCGCGCGGTCCGGCGCCTCATTGATCGTCGATGCGGCACACTCGGTGGGCGTGGAACTGCGCCGGCAGTCGGATGTCCTCGCGGCTGTATACCCCTGCGGCAAGGCTCTCGCGTCGATGGGCGCATTTGTCGCAGGGTCCCGCACGCTGCGCGAGTATCTGATCAATCACGCCCGCACGTTTATCTTCTCGACGGCGCTGCCGCCGTATTGCTCGGCGCATGTTCGTGAAGCGATCCGGCTGGTGGGGGACGCGGATGTGGAGCGTTCGCGGCTGGAGATACTGAGCCGGCATCTGCGGGAGAGGCTTCGAGCCGCGGGTTTTGATATCGGCCGAAGTGATTCGCAGATTGTGCCGGTGATTCTCGGCAGCAATGAAACGGCGCTGCAGTTTGCGGCGGCCGCTCAAACGGCCGGCTTCGCGATCCGAGCGATTCGACCGCCGACGGTGCCGGCCGGCACCGCACGCCTGAGAGTATCGCTGAATGCGCGGCTGCGGGTGAAAGAGCTTGATCGATTTGTAGAAACGATTCTTGCAGGTGTTGCAGGTGTGGTTTAG
- the bioB gene encoding biotin synthase BioB encodes MQTNGLRHDWTRDEVRAIFNRPFIDAVFSAQAIHRQYFKPNEVQLCQLLSIKTGGCPEDCAYCPQSAHYDTGLGHENLLSLDHVLQTAREAREQGVTRFCMGAAWRQVNDGPEFESVLDMVRGVSSLGMEVCCTLGMLNEPQARRLAEAGLYAYNHNLDTSAEFYGQIITTRNYDDRLQTLDHVRKAGITVCCGGIIGMGESDEDRIGLLHQLATLTPHPESVPINLLVRVEGTPLGEAEAVDPLVMVRTIAAARTLMPSSRVRLSAGRRSLSREAIALCFMAGANSIFVGDKLLTTPNPGRDEDELLLQDLHLRPATHA; translated from the coding sequence ATGCAAACGAATGGACTACGGCACGACTGGACCCGGGACGAGGTCCGAGCTATTTTTAACAGACCTTTTATAGACGCGGTGTTTTCGGCGCAGGCGATCCACCGGCAGTACTTCAAGCCCAACGAAGTCCAGCTCTGCCAGCTGCTTTCGATCAAGACCGGTGGCTGTCCGGAAGACTGCGCGTACTGTCCGCAAAGCGCGCATTACGACACCGGTCTCGGACACGAGAATCTCCTTTCGCTCGACCATGTTCTGCAGACCGCCAGGGAAGCCCGGGAACAGGGCGTTACGCGATTCTGCATGGGAGCGGCGTGGCGGCAGGTGAACGACGGGCCGGAATTTGAATCGGTCCTCGATATGGTTCGCGGTGTGTCGTCGCTGGGCATGGAAGTCTGCTGCACGCTCGGTATGTTGAACGAGCCGCAGGCGCGGCGTCTCGCCGAGGCCGGGCTTTACGCCTACAACCACAATCTCGATACTTCCGCCGAGTTCTACGGCCAGATCATCACGACGCGAAATTACGACGACCGTCTGCAAACGCTGGACCATGTGCGCAAGGCCGGAATCACCGTCTGCTGCGGCGGCATTATCGGCATGGGCGAATCGGATGAGGATCGCATTGGATTGTTGCACCAGCTGGCGACGCTGACGCCGCATCCCGAGAGCGTTCCGATCAACCTGCTCGTGCGGGTCGAAGGCACGCCGCTCGGCGAGGCGGAAGCTGTGGATCCCCTGGTCATGGTCCGGACGATCGCCGCCGCGAGAACGCTGATGCCTTCGTCGCGGGTGCGATTGAGCGCCGGCCGCCGGTCGCTGAGCCGCGAAGCCATCGCGCTATGTTTCATGGCAGGAGCCAATTCCATTTTCGTCGGCGATAAATTGCTGACCACGCCGAATCCCGGGCGCGATGAGGACGAGCTTCTGCTGCAGGATCTCCATCTCAGGCCGGCGACTCATGCTTGA
- a CDS encoding DUF507 family protein — protein sequence MPLRREYVQLLSRKIAEELVEHEMIELPEGYGLAEQLFQIIDDEINLEDRINDEVRLLLNQYQDQMRQSGASYQEMFKLIKNKLVRERKLVL from the coding sequence ATGCCGTTAAGACGAGAGTATGTACAACTCCTGTCCAGAAAGATCGCCGAGGAACTCGTTGAACACGAAATGATCGAGCTCCCGGAAGGCTACGGTCTGGCCGAACAGCTTTTCCAGATCATAGACGACGAGATCAATCTGGAAGACCGGATCAACGATGAAGTGCGGCTGCTCCTCAACCAGTATCAGGACCAGATGCGGCAGAGCGGCGCTTCCTATCAGGAAATGTTCAAACTCATCAAAAACAAGCTGGTCCGCGAGCGAAAGTTGGTGCTGTGA
- a CDS encoding DUF507 family protein, with the protein MRLSREKVNLLSHLVSDKLASMDDVEFIEDRNTIRLAVVDILMKWLKKEEDIDKAARHKIEGQKRGIPEGSAEWEILFRKYYEEEMRNIV; encoded by the coding sequence GTGAGACTGTCTCGCGAAAAGGTGAATCTGCTTTCTCACCTCGTCAGCGACAAGCTGGCCTCGATGGACGACGTCGAATTTATCGAGGACCGCAATACGATCCGGCTGGCTGTCGTCGATATCCTCATGAAATGGCTTAAAAAAGAAGAAGACATCGATAAAGCCGCCCGCCACAAGATCGAAGGCCAGAAGCGCGGTATTCCGGAAGGCAGCGCGGAATGGGAAATCCTCTTTCGCAAGTACTACGAAGAGGAAATGCGCAATATCGTCTGA
- a CDS encoding AI-2E family transporter, with protein sequence MTPEMRQFTRRVFAAVLIIGLAAAVIYSVEILLLTFAGILLALLLRASGTWLRDRTRLSTSWAMALVLAGFVALFFGTILTFGVQIAHQTDQLFLAISQAYLQFHDKLAQFHVAGGFAAGGLNLETPARAAAPHIFRIAASMVLVLFLGVYLSTSPELYTDLFLSFFGRPLQGRIAGLLDSIAAALRWWLAGQLISMAIVGGLTITGMLLVGAPMAIPLGVMAALLTFVPFVGSILSAVPAVLLAFTRSPQMALWVVLIYLVAHVVEGYIVSPMVQQRLVYLPPALILAVQFLMDLFAGTIGVMFATPLMVVGMVLIKELYFKQEWTEEAA encoded by the coding sequence ATGACTCCGGAAATGCGGCAGTTCACGCGGCGTGTGTTCGCTGCCGTACTGATTATCGGGCTGGCCGCCGCGGTGATCTATTCCGTTGAAATCCTGCTGCTCACGTTCGCGGGCATCCTCCTGGCACTCCTTCTGCGGGCTTCGGGCACCTGGCTACGCGACCGGACCCGGCTGTCCACGAGCTGGGCCATGGCTCTGGTTCTTGCTGGATTCGTCGCGCTCTTCTTCGGAACTATCCTGACCTTCGGGGTCCAGATTGCCCATCAAACCGATCAGCTGTTTCTCGCCATATCCCAGGCCTACCTCCAATTTCACGACAAGCTGGCGCAGTTCCATGTTGCCGGCGGCTTCGCTGCCGGCGGCTTGAATCTGGAGACTCCCGCCAGGGCGGCAGCTCCGCACATTTTCCGGATTGCCGCTTCGATGGTGCTGGTTCTTTTTCTGGGCGTCTATCTATCGACCAGCCCTGAACTCTACACCGACTTGTTTCTCAGCTTTTTCGGGAGGCCGCTTCAGGGCCGCATCGCCGGTCTGCTCGACTCGATCGCGGCCGCCTTGCGATGGTGGCTTGCGGGACAACTGATCTCGATGGCTATCGTGGGAGGTCTCACCATCACCGGCATGCTGCTCGTCGGCGCTCCGATGGCAATCCCGCTGGGCGTGATGGCGGCGCTTCTGACCTTCGTGCCCTTCGTGGGATCGATCCTGTCGGCGGTTCCCGCGGTGTTACTGGCATTCACCAGAAGCCCGCAAATGGCCCTTTGGGTGGTGCTGATATATCTCGTCGCGCATGTCGTGGAGGGCTACATCGTCAGCCCGATGGTCCAGCAGCGCCTGGTCTATTTGCCGCCCGCACTGATACTGGCCGTGCAATTCCTGATGGACCTGTTCGCCGGAACCATCGGCGTCATGTTCGCGACGCCCCTGATGGTTGTGGGCATGGTTTTGATCAAGGAGCTCTATTTCAAGCAGGAATGGACGGAGGAAGCGGCTTAA
- a CDS encoding PEP-CTERM sorting domain-containing protein gives MKRRASLGFVFVLLIGVFAAVPALADPIVGLPAVDDNCIPFGCAYAGLYQQVYSSDAFSGPIVIKDIEFFNTEFDNFATAMNSGTWTISLSTTTAGPASLGSTFASNIGAGNTQVFSGNLSQPWAFGDTLTISLMTPFLYNPSLNNNLLLTVDAAGVTEPDGNPIFFDRGGSSDIGRVWQFSTASTGTVNMVDADFGLVTGFDGVPPSVPEPGSWLLLGTGLLGLGILIVRRKFAIQ, from the coding sequence GTGAAGAGAAGAGCTTCGTTGGGTTTCGTGTTTGTATTGTTGATTGGAGTGTTCGCAGCTGTTCCCGCCCTCGCCGATCCGATTGTTGGATTACCCGCCGTTGACGACAACTGTATTCCATTTGGCTGCGCTTACGCGGGGTTATACCAGCAGGTCTACAGCAGCGATGCGTTCAGTGGTCCTATAGTCATTAAGGATATCGAGTTTTTCAATACGGAATTTGACAACTTTGCAACGGCGATGAACTCGGGTACCTGGACGATATCGCTATCCACTACAACCGCCGGTCCCGCTTCACTCGGCTCAACGTTCGCAAGCAATATCGGAGCCGGCAACACCCAGGTGTTCTCCGGCAATCTGTCTCAACCATGGGCGTTTGGCGACACTCTGACGATCAGCTTGATGACGCCGTTCCTTTACAACCCATCGTTGAACAACAATCTTTTATTGACCGTGGACGCTGCAGGGGTCACCGAGCCGGACGGCAACCCGATTTTCTTCGATAGGGGCGGCAGCAGTGATATAGGGCGGGTGTGGCAATTCTCGACCGCCAGCACTGGAACAGTAAACATGGTAGACGCCGATTTTGGTCTGGTCACGGGTTTTGATGGCGTTCCACCTTCGGTTCCGGAACCCGGCAGCTGGCTTTTGCTGGGCACAGGATTGCTGGGCCTCGGTATTCTCATCGTCAGACGAAAATTTGCGATCCAATAG
- a CDS encoding GAF and ANTAR domain-containing protein has protein sequence MARNNNPIETIQKTLDLAGQELRILHQISQSISSTLDLDQVLRQIVDLVIDVTHGDACLIYLIDEAGNNLVLRASKNPHPRLIGKIAMRVGEGITGWVAKEVQPVAIQRHASKDPRFKVFQTLPEDRYEAFLSVPIVAPPTDRVIGVINVQHRKAHRHSDAEMTLLSILGHQVGGAIENARLYQETSLRSTQISTLAEVGQIIASGKYLEDVLQLVVNIIAKMMQARVCSIMLVDAQKNELVIKAAKSSSEEYWRKPNLKIGNSLISRVVKEKAPLMVRDVTKQEGYQYPELATKEGIRSLLSVPMILKGHVIGVLNVYSEHERAFSNEDLRLLSTVADQVALAFENTKLNVAIQESQEALLTRKLVERAKSILQRQANLSEEEAYKRLQQQSMKTRRSMREIAEAVILSSELN, from the coding sequence ATGGCTCGCAACAACAACCCTATTGAGACCATTCAGAAGACGCTGGACCTGGCGGGCCAGGAACTGCGGATCCTGCATCAGATCAGCCAATCCATCAGCTCGACGCTGGACCTCGATCAGGTTCTGAGGCAGATCGTCGATCTCGTCATCGACGTCACCCACGGCGACGCGTGCCTGATTTACCTGATTGATGAGGCGGGCAATAACCTCGTGCTGCGAGCGTCGAAGAATCCGCACCCCCGGTTGATCGGAAAAATTGCGATGCGGGTCGGAGAGGGAATCACCGGCTGGGTTGCGAAGGAAGTTCAACCGGTCGCCATTCAGCGGCATGCCAGCAAGGATCCCCGCTTCAAGGTCTTTCAGACGCTGCCGGAAGACCGTTACGAAGCCTTTCTGTCCGTGCCGATCGTCGCACCGCCGACCGACAGGGTGATCGGCGTCATCAATGTCCAGCACCGCAAAGCGCATCGCCACAGCGATGCCGAGATGACTCTGCTCTCCATTCTCGGCCATCAGGTGGGGGGCGCAATCGAAAATGCGCGCCTGTACCAGGAAACCTCGCTGCGCTCGACGCAGATATCGACGCTCGCCGAGGTTGGACAGATCATCGCCTCGGGCAAATACCTGGAAGATGTGCTGCAGCTCGTCGTCAATATCATCGCGAAGATGATGCAGGCGCGGGTCTGCTCGATCATGCTGGTCGACGCTCAGAAGAACGAACTGGTGATCAAAGCGGCAAAGTCCTCGAGCGAAGAGTACTGGCGGAAACCGAACCTGAAAATCGGAAACAGTCTGATCAGCCGCGTCGTTAAAGAAAAGGCGCCCCTGATGGTGCGGGACGTGACCAAGCAGGAAGGGTATCAATATCCCGAGCTCGCTACGAAAGAAGGGATTCGCTCGCTGCTGTCCGTCCCGATGATCCTGAAAGGCCATGTCATCGGCGTGCTCAACGTCTATTCCGAACACGAACGCGCCTTCTCAAACGAAGACTTGCGGCTGCTGTCCACCGTGGCCGACCAGGTTGCCCTCGCCTTCGAAAACACGAAATTGAACGTGGCCATCCAGGAAAGCCAGGAAGCCCTCCTGACCCGGAAGCTTGTCGAACGCGCCAAGAGCATTCTGCAACGCCAGGCCAACCTCAGCGAGGAAGAAGCCTACAAGCGCCTCCAGCAGCAAAGCATGAAGACCCGCCGGTCGATGCGCGAGATCGCCGAGGCGGTAATTCTCTCAAGCGAATTGAACTGA
- a CDS encoding tetratricopeptide repeat protein, producing the protein MNQAGTQSSSSDDYFRRGLELSKQGRWNEALRAYKESLRLDPNNPQTYLNLGFVYYELGYDREAQEAFDKASKLQARPCAR; encoded by the coding sequence ATGAATCAGGCGGGGACACAATCCTCCAGCAGTGATGATTACTTCCGCCGGGGACTGGAGTTGTCGAAGCAGGGCCGGTGGAATGAAGCTCTTCGTGCCTACAAGGAGTCGTTGCGTCTGGACCCCAACAATCCGCAAACCTATCTGAATCTGGGCTTCGTGTATTACGAGCTGGGCTATGATCGTGAGGCGCAAGAAGCTTTCGATAAGGCCTCGAAGCTCCAGGCCCGTCCTTGCGCCCGGTGA
- a CDS encoding ATP-binding protein produces MSHERMTTNELFTALQALEEDSNRDLIKELQVQHLELEIQNRELRETQQQLAHSRMRYADLYDFSPIGYASLDERGIIEEINITGGKLLGENPHKLVGRSFTDFIPEGDVQRFKEHLSRCKWSRQKRSTELLLNPLRGEKTTVQLFTVVTQDADRHTLQFRTAIIDITQRKRAEAAASETQKQLEHVVAERTAELTSERRQLEDAQHFLYEASSVLGMSLDYEITLWTLARASLPHLADGSAVDIVQEDGSVKRIAIAHLHADKEQALWKIDCGDNAEVIRTGQAQLHDRSMCVPLNIRGKTVGALYLELERSGRQYNLFDLALAEDLADRAAIALDNATLYMKELEANRLKDDFLAMVSHELRTPMTPILGAVYKLRGSRPQDEDLQTSLDMIERNARAQARIVEELLDISRITTGKMDFNRQPADLLSIIQSAIDVVRPSTEALGIGLRASLEDPKRLIWCDRDRIQQVIWNLLSNAIKFTGQGGSIEVRLTNSPGWAHIQIRDTGVGISSEFLPHIFERFRQAGSFTTRMHGGLGAGLSIVRYIVERHGGAVRAESAGEGLGAILTVDLPY; encoded by the coding sequence ATGTCGCACGAACGGATGACCACCAACGAATTGTTTACCGCGCTGCAGGCGCTTGAAGAGGACAGCAATCGCGACCTCATCAAGGAACTGCAGGTGCAGCACCTCGAGCTCGAAATCCAGAATCGGGAGCTCCGTGAAACCCAGCAACAACTCGCCCACTCGAGAATGCGTTATGCCGATCTCTACGATTTTTCGCCCATCGGTTATGCGAGCCTCGATGAACGAGGCATCATCGAAGAAATCAACATCACCGGCGGAAAGCTGCTCGGCGAAAACCCGCATAAGCTGGTCGGCCGGTCCTTCACGGATTTCATACCGGAGGGCGACGTTCAGCGCTTCAAGGAGCATCTCAGCCGGTGTAAGTGGAGCCGGCAGAAGCGCAGCACGGAATTGCTGCTGAACCCTCTTCGCGGCGAGAAAACCACTGTCCAGCTGTTTACGGTGGTGACGCAGGATGCGGACCGCCATACGTTACAGTTCCGCACCGCGATCATCGATATCACTCAGCGAAAACGCGCCGAGGCCGCGGCGAGTGAAACGCAGAAACAACTCGAGCACGTGGTCGCGGAGAGGACGGCGGAACTGACCTCCGAGCGGAGGCAGCTCGAAGACGCGCAACATTTTTTATATGAGGCCAGCTCCGTGCTCGGCATGTCGCTGGACTATGAGATAACACTCTGGACCCTGGCGCGCGCCAGCCTGCCGCATCTGGCCGACGGATCGGCGGTCGACATCGTTCAGGAAGACGGATCGGTCAAAAGGATCGCCATTGCACATCTCCATGCCGACAAGGAGCAGGCTCTCTGGAAAATAGATTGCGGCGACAATGCGGAGGTCATCCGGACAGGGCAGGCTCAGCTTCATGACCGCAGCATGTGCGTCCCCCTCAACATCCGCGGAAAAACCGTAGGCGCCCTTTATCTGGAGCTCGAACGCTCCGGCCGGCAATACAACCTGTTCGACCTGGCGCTTGCCGAAGATCTCGCCGACCGCGCCGCCATCGCGCTGGATAATGCCACGCTCTATATGAAAGAACTCGAGGCGAATCGATTGAAGGATGACTTTTTGGCGATGGTTTCGCACGAGTTGAGGACACCGATGACTCCTATTCTGGGAGCCGTCTACAAGCTGCGCGGTTCCCGGCCGCAGGATGAAGATCTGCAGACCTCGCTCGACATGATCGAGCGGAATGCCCGCGCCCAGGCGCGGATCGTGGAAGAGCTGCTGGATATTTCGCGAATCACGACAGGCAAGATGGACTTCAACCGGCAGCCGGCGGATCTCCTGTCGATCATTCAGAGTGCGATCGACGTGGTGCGGCCGTCGACGGAAGCGCTTGGCATCGGCCTCCGAGCGTCGCTGGAGGACCCGAAGCGCCTGATCTGGTGCGATCGCGATCGGATTCAGCAGGTGATCTGGAATCTGCTGTCGAATGCCATCAAATTCACCGGCCAGGGCGGCTCCATCGAAGTGCGGCTGACCAATTCGCCCGGCTGGGCGCACATCCAGATCCGTGACACGGGCGTGGGAATCAGTTCCGAATTTCTGCCCCACATTTTCGAGAGATTCCGCCAGGCGGGGAGTTTCACCACCAGAATGCACGGCGGCCTCGGCGCAGGCCTCTCGATTGTCCGCTATATCGTCGAACGCCACGGCGGCGCCGTACGCGCCGAAAGCGCCGGCGAAGGGCTGGGGGCGATTCTCACGGTCGACCTCCCATATTGA